The following proteins are encoded in a genomic region of Ostrea edulis chromosome 7, xbOstEdul1.1, whole genome shotgun sequence:
- the LOC125657034 gene encoding beta-1,3-galactosyltransferase 1-like, with product MFPRSSFLYKWSVALFILIVLMYSFLIQKTTRSLSHNFRERDSQIVQETRSTRAANEIYRTTQYDVKNSSFPGWTSTVPPIVNPHDFNYILNPVNMCTGKDVYFIVYIHTSPTNFRKRQTIRHTWGDPHLLKIYKARLVFVLGKVAEEKVMTKIEMEYNHYGDIVQEDFMDSYRNLTYKGIAALKWISNHCRHASFAIKSDDDIMINLFKIVDEIKHSTVNKYGTTNLILCNQWVRMKVLRDENSKWYVPKTEFQPDYFPPYCSGSAFILSVDVCEKMYTASFYTPFFWVDDYYITGALAKAINVKQKRWNDFYMLNGKIVAEILRNNSKNKYAFFHISKLNSIHKMWNNLVRGMKGDLQHTNTTIPKS from the coding sequence ATGTTTCCACGGTCGTCATTCCTCTACAAATGGTCTGTGGCCCTGTTTATTCTCATTGTATTAATGTATTCCTTCTTAATACAAAAAACAACCAGATCCTTGTCTCATAATTTCCGTGAACGGGACTCTCAGATCGTGCAGGAAACACGATCAACACGCGCAGCCAATGAAATCTATCGGACAACTCAGTATGACGTCAAAAATTCGTCATTTCCAGGTTGGACGTCAACAGTGCCACCAATAGTCAATCCACACGATTTTAACTATATTTTGAATCCAGTGAATATGTGTACTGGGAaagatgtatatttcattgtgtATATTCATACGTCACCAACAAATTTTCGGAAACGTCAAACGATACGACACACATGGGGGGATCCCCATCTCCTGAAAATATACAAAGCTAGGTTAGTGTTCGTGCTGGGAAAGGTGGCAGAAGAGAAAGTCATGACCAAAATAGAAATGGAGTATAATCACTATGGTGATATTGTTCAGGAGGATTTCATGGATTCTTACAGAAACTTAACTTACAAAGGGATAGCTGCCCTCAAGTGGATTTCAAACCACTGCCGGCATGCTTCGTTTGCAATAAAGTCAGATGATGATATTATGATTAACCTCTTCAAAATCGTTGACGAGATAAAACACAGCACAGTAAATAAATACGGAACGACGAATCTCATTTTGTGCAATCAATGGGTGCGAATGAAAGTGCTCAGGGACGAAAACAGTAAATGGTATGTTCCCAAAACTGAATTCCAACCGGATTATTTCCCTCCGTACTGCTCTGGGTCAGCGTTTATTCTTAGTGTTGACGTGTGCGAGAAAATGTACACCGCCTCGTTTTACACGCCGTTTTTCTGGGTGGATGACTATTATATTACCGGTGCTCTTGCAAAAGCCATCAATGTAAAGCAAAAACGTTGGAATGACTTTTACATGTTGAACGGTAAAATTGTTGCCGAGATATTAAGAAACAATTCCAAGAACAAATACGCATTTTTTCATATATCTAAATTAAACTCAATACATAAAATGTGGAACAATCTAGTGAGAGGAATGAAGGGAGATTTACAACACACAAATACAACAATACCGAAATCCTGA